A region from the Silene latifolia isolate original U9 population chromosome 7, ASM4854445v1, whole genome shotgun sequence genome encodes:
- the LOC141590191 gene encoding uncharacterized protein LOC141590191: MGKAKPAVSKTTTRPAFRPFTGVRIGSTPKPVAPPTLDKTEAPMNQKTNPPVTEENIKCFQCQGYGHFRKDCPSKRELTAMEVEEWEREELVECEEDESLVREEMEAREESGQDQVVAHPDTGHSLVSWRVMHSQQAPLKADQRSLIFRSRCTVQGRVCNLIIDGGSCTNVASITMVNQLNLVTQDHLNPYKLRWLNKGAGVKVDKQCLVPFYIGKVYKDEVLCDVVPIDAFHQLLGRPWEFDRNTTHQGKENVYSFKEEGKKAQPVLILLSKEVIEREGSELPAEIEPLIHKFRDVFPKELPSGLPPLRGFEHHIDLVPSVVLPNRPAYRSDPAATKELQYQIEELMSKGFVRESLSPCAVPALLVPNKDGTWRMCLDSRAINNNTVKYRFPIPRLDDMLDELSGARIFFKIYLRQGYHQVRIREGDKWKTAFKIKHGLYEWLVMPFGLSNAPSNFMRLMTEVLRPCLDQFDVVYFDDMLVYSSSREDHIRHLEVVFKILRE; the protein is encoded by the exons ATGGGAAAGGCTAAGCCTGCAGTGTCTAAAACTACCACTAGACCTGCATTCCGACCATTTACTGGTGTCAGGATTGGTAGTACACCTAAACCAGTTGCACCACCTACACTAGATAAAACGGAAGCCCCCATGAACCAGAAAACCAACCCGCCTGTGACTGAGGAAAACATCAAATGCTTTCAGTGTCAGGGATATGGCCACTTCaggaaggattgtccttctaaGAGGGAACTGACAGCAATGGAAGTAGAAGAGTGGGAAAGGGAAGAATTGGTTGAGTGTGAGGAGGATGAGAGCCTAGTACGGGAGGAAATGGAAGCTAGGGAGGAATCAGGCCAAGATCAGGTTGTAGCTCACCCTGATACAGGGCACAGCTTGGTCTCATGGAGAGTTATGCACTCACAACAGGCACCCTTAAAAGCTGACCAGAGATCCCTGATCTTCAGGAGTAGATGCACAGTTCAGGGAAGGGTTTGTAACTTAATCATAGATGGAGGGAGCTGTACCAATGTGGCTTCCATCACCATGGTCAACCAGCTGAATTTGGTGACTCAGGATCACTTAAATCCTTACAAACTCAGATGGTTAAACAAAGGAGCAGGTGTTAAGGTTGACAAACAATGTCTAGTCCCATTCTATATTGGGAAAGTGTACAAGGATGAGGTACTGTGTGATGTTGTACCCATAGATGCTTTCCACCAACTGTTAGGGAGGCCATGGGAGTTTGATAGGAATACAACTCACCAGGGGAAGGAGAATGTTTACAGCTTCAAAGAAGAAGGTaagaag GCGCAACCTGTATTGATTCTGTTGTCCAAGGAAGTGATTGAAAGAGAGGGTTCAGAGTTGCCTGCAGAAATTGAACCGTTGATCCATAAGTTCAGGGATGTGTTTCCAAAAGAACTGCCTAGTGGACTGCCACCCTTGAGGGGATTTGAGCACCATATTGATCTTGTACCAAGTGTTGTGCTGCCTAACAGACCTGCTTACAGGAGTGATCCAGCAGCTACCAAGGAATTACAATACCAAATTGAGGAGCTTATGAGCAAGGGCTTTGTCAGGGAATCCCTAAGTCCTTGTGCAGTTCCTGCATTGCTTGTTCCTAATAAAGATGGAACATGGAGAATGTGTCTTGATAGTAGAGCCATTAATAATAATACTGTCAAGTATAGATTCCCAATTCCAAGGCTAGATGATATGCTTGATGAACTGAGTGGTGCCAGAATTTTTTTCAAGATTTatctcaggcaagggtaccatcaggtgagaaTCAGAGAAGGAGATAAATGGAAGACTGCCTTCAAGATAAAACATGGgttatatgagtggcttgtgatgccatttggcctCTCAAATGCACCCAGCAATTTCATGAGGTTGATGACTGAGGTGTTGAGGCCATGCTTAGATCAGTTTGATGTGGTGTACTTTGATGACATGCTGGTGTACAGCAGCAGCAGGGAAGATCATATCAGACATCTTGAAGTGGTTTTTAAGATTCTCAGGGAGTAG